From a single Oreochromis niloticus isolate F11D_XX linkage group LG3, O_niloticus_UMD_NMBU, whole genome shotgun sequence genomic region:
- the LOC112841756 gene encoding interferon-induced protein 44, whose product MRNQADLQYVKNFQLQNDQVRHVRVLLYGPVGAGKSSFINSVSNALRRRITSPALTNATNEEGGSFTKKYETHNIKKDAEQFYPFVFNDLMGLEEGSGRGVRVEDIKLAMMGHVKEGYKFNPASPLSTSDSGYNPSPSPEDRVHVVVCLYSGNTTEINSSVLQKMKAIRETASDLGIPQLAVLTKFDEACPETEKDLKNVYKSKLVMRKMGDLSSKLGIPLNFILPVKNYSEETQLNDDIDTLILSALRMMIDLGEDFIDSKL is encoded by the exons ATGAG GAACCAGGCAGATCTGCAGTATGTGAAGAATTTTCAGCTTCAAAATGACCAAGTGAGACATGTCAGAGTTTTGCTCTATGGCCCAGTCGGTGCTGGGAAGTCCAGCTTCATCAATTCTGTCAGCAATGCCTTACGGAGAAGAATAACCTCTCCAGCTTTGACCAACGCAACAAACGAGGAGGGAGGAAGTTTCACCAAAAAa TATGAAACCCACAACATTAAGAAGGACGCAGAGCAGTTTTACCCATTTGTCTTCAATGACCTGATGGGTTTGGAAGAAGGGAGTGGACGAGGAGTGAGAGTGGAAGACATCAAACTGGCCATGATGGGACATGTGAAGGAGGGTTATAAG TTCAACCCTGCGTCTCCATTGTCCACGTCTGATTCTGGCTACAACCCTTCACCTTCTCCAGAGGACAGAGTTCATGTTGTGGTTTGTCTCTACTCTGGTAACACGACAGAAATTAACAGCTCAGTGTTACAGAAGATGAAAGCcatcagagagacagccagcgACTTGG GTATTCCCCAGTTAGCTGTTCTTACCAAATTTGATGAGGCCTGTCCTGAAACTGAAAAGGACCTGAAGAATGTGTACAAAAGCAAGCTCGTGATGAGAAAG ATGGGAGATCTGAGCTCAAAACTGGGGATCCCGCTTAACTTCATCCTTCCTGTGAAGAACTACAGTGAAGAAACACAACTGAATGACGACATCGACACTTTGATCCTGAGCGCACTGAGAATGATGATTGACCTGGGAGAAGACTTCATTGACtctaaattataa
- the LOC109194479 gene encoding interferon-induced protein 44, which produces MGGSSSSPTPPPAPPRRPTPPPSPTLKTPWRQVSWGNQADLQYVKNFQLQNDQVRHVRVLLYGPVGAGKSSFINSVSNALRRRITSPALTNATNEKEGSFTKKYETHNIKKDAEQFYPFVFNDLMGLEEGSGRGVRVEDIKLAMMGHVKEGYKFNPASPLSTSDSGYNPSPSPEDRVHVLVCLYSGNTTEINSSVLQKMKAIRETASDLGIPQLAVLTKFDEACPETEKDLKNTYKSKLVKRKMGDLSSKLGIPLNFILPVKNYSEETQLNDDIDTLILSALRMMIDLGEDFIDSKL; this is translated from the exons CACCTCCAGCTCCACCACGTCGTCCTA CACCTCCACCTTCTCCTA CTTTGAAAACTCCGTGGAGACAAGTATCTTGGGG GAACCAGGCAGATCTGCAGTATGTGAAGAATTTTCAGCTTCAAAATGACCAAGTGAGACATGTCAGAGTTTTGCTCTATGGCCCAGTCGGTGCTGGGAAGTCCAGCTTCATCAATTCTGTCAGCAATGCCTTACGGAGAAGAATAACCTCTCCAGCTTTGACCAACGCAACAAACGAGAAGGAAGGAAGTTTCACCAAAAAa TATGAAACCCACAACATTAAGAAGGACGCAGAGCAGTTTTACCCATTTGTCTTCAATGACCTGATGGGTTTGGAAGAAGGGAGTGGACGAGGAGTGAGAGTGGAAGACATCAAACTGGCCATGATGGGACATGTGAAGGAGGGTTATAAG TTCAACCCTGCGTCTCCATTGTCCACGTCTGATTCTGGCTACAACCCTTCACCTTCTCCAGAGGACAGAGTTCATGTTCTGGTTTGTCTCTACTCTGGTAACACGACAGAAATTAACAGCTCAGTGTTACAGAAGATGAAAGCcatcagagagacagccagcgACTTGG GTATTCCACAGTTAGCTGTTCTTACCAAATTTGATGAGGCCTGTCCTGAAACTGAAAAGGACCTGAAGAATACGTACAAAAGCAAGCTCGTGAAGAGAAAG ATGGGAGATCTGAGCTCAAAACTGGGGATCCCGCTTAACTTCATCCTTCCTGTGAAGAACTACAGTGAAGAAACACAACTGAATGACGACATCGACACTTTGATCCTGAGCGCACTGAGAATGATGATTGACCTGGGAGAAGACTTCATTGACTCTAAATTATAA